The sequence below is a genomic window from Halarchaeum grantii.
GTCGACTCGAAATCCGCATCGTACGATTTATCTCCGGACTTCGTGGACACATCATCAGTCATACTTCGGCTTTGAACCCGGATGAACTTATACTATGTGAATATAGTCAAATACGACCAGTTCTACCCGTCCGGAACGCTCATTTGGCCACTCGCTCCCTAGTGTCGGTCATGGACGCATCGGCCGACCCGATCCCCGACGTGCGACTCCGGGCGATGGAGGAGGCCCCGGTCGGTATCGCTGTCACCGACCCGACCCGCTCCGACAACCCGCTCGTCTACGTCAACGACGCCTTCGAGCGCATCACGGGCTACGCGCGCGAGGACGTCCTCGGGCACAACTGCCGGTTCCTCCAGGGGCCCGAGACGGCCGACGAGGCGGTCGCCGACCTTCGCGATGCCGTCGCCAACGAGGAGCCGACGACGGTCGTCCTCCGCAACTACCGCGCCGACGGCGAGGCGTTCTGGAACGAGGTGACGGTCGCGCCCCTGCGCGACGACGACGGGCGCGTGACGCACTTCGTCGGCTTCCAGTCGGACGTCACGGCGCGCAAGCGCGCGGAGGCCGCCCTCGAGCGCGAGCGCGCGTCGCTCGCCCGCCTCCTTGAGCGCCTCGAAGGCGTCGTCGCTGACGTGACGCGCGCCGTCGTGAGCGCGGACGGGCGCGCGAACGTCGAGGACGCCGTCTGTGAGCGCCTCGCCGCGGTCGACGCCTACTCGCTCGTCTGGCTCGGCGACGTCGACCACGCGTCCGGGGAGATCCGCCCGCACGCGTGGCGCGCCCGCGACACGACCGACGTCGACGCCGCCGCGCTCACCGTCCCCCGGGACGCCGACCACCCGGCGGCGCGCGCCGTGCGGACCGGGCGCGTCCAGCACGTCACCGGCGCTCGCGCGAGCGACTGCGTACCGCTCGCGGACGTCGGCGGCGTCGCCGCGATCCCGCTCCGTTATCGCGGGACGACGTACGGCGTGCTCGTGGTCGCCGCGCCGACCGCCGCCGCGCTCGACGAGTCGGAGCGGACGGTCCTTGAATCGCTCGGCCGCACCGTCGCGACGGCGCTGAGCGCGCGCGAGTCACGCCGCCTCATCGCGGCCGACCAGACGGTCGCCGTCGAGTTCGAGCTGGCCGATCCGTCGCTGTTCGTCGTCGACCTCTCGACGCGTCTCGACGCGACAGTGCGCTATCGCGGAATGGTCGACGAGGCGGACGCGCCGCTGCTCTTCTTCGACGTCGACGCCGACGCCGAGACCGTGGTGGCGGCAGCGGACGACGTCCCCGCGATCGCGTCGATGGGCGTCGTCGGGGACGCCGAGACGGCGAGCCTCTTCGAGTGTCGCCTCCGCGGCGGGTCGCTCGTCGACGACCTCGCGGAGCGCGGCGTGCGCGTGCGCGAGATGCGTGCGACGAATGGCGTCGGGCGCATCGAGGTCGACCTCCCGGCGAGCTCGGACGCCCG
It includes:
- a CDS encoding bacterio-opsin activator domain-containing protein, yielding MDASADPIPDVRLRAMEEAPVGIAVTDPTRSDNPLVYVNDAFERITGYAREDVLGHNCRFLQGPETADEAVADLRDAVANEEPTTVVLRNYRADGEAFWNEVTVAPLRDDDGRVTHFVGFQSDVTARKRAEAALERERASLARLLERLEGVVADVTRAVVSADGRANVEDAVCERLAAVDAYSLVWLGDVDHASGEIRPHAWRARDTTDVDAAALTVPRDADHPAARAVRTGRVQHVTGARASDCVPLADVGGVAAIPLRYRGTTYGVLVVAAPTAAALDESERTVLESLGRTVATALSARESRRLIAADQTVAVEFELADPSLFVVDLSTRLDATVRYRGMVDEADAPLLFFDVDADAETVVAAADDVPAIASMGVVGDAETASLFECRLRGGSLVDDLAERGVRVREMRATNGVGRIEVDLPASSDARAVVERVRERYPAVEVVSYRESERPPTTERAALESLGDALTTRQFTALQKAYLSGYYDANRSVTGDALAESMGISRSTFHQHLRAAERKVFAAAFDW